In Ascaphus truei isolate aAscTru1 chromosome 5, aAscTru1.hap1, whole genome shotgun sequence, one genomic interval encodes:
- the LOC142494736 gene encoding uncharacterized protein LOC142494736, which yields MPPSGGLAVAPEGHVSPETEQVSSPGSASSTHLEEHDDEDYDDDDDDDAAIDTQIQASDHEEVPIETVLPPNRPANTTYDAIVASEGKIVEAENRRHSDLMTVLERMIALQEETVSQLAHLHRVFIEVPKQLQKINTSFEALVVQQTQANYLRMTNVPQFNLNTSQAGSVHAGQFSPHASDLHSPGPNVTGQVADIAVQVPDDMLPLPSVQNQQLTPTKEATQTKHKQLLLTSFWSKTKKDTHETDQPSLVQCLPTCSHVSVGTSPVGESLATSPVREQSLPTSPVSESLPKSPVGEQSLPKSPVGEQSLPKSPVGESLPKSPVGESLPKSPVGEQSLPKSPVGESLATSPAREVPEASQKLPAITPIPPIFFAQQYIV from the exons ATGCCGCCATCTGGAGGTTTAGCAG ttgcccctgaaggacatgtgtcacctgagacggaacaagtgtcttcacctgggtcagccagctcaacacacctagaag aacatgatgatgaggattatgatgatgatgatgatgatgatgccgccatagacacacaaatacaagcaagtgaccatgaagaggttccaattgaaactgttttaccgccaaatcgtccagcaaataccacatacgatgcaattgtagcttctgagggaaaaattgtggaagcagaaaatcgtcgccattctgacctgatgacagtgctggaaaggatgattgcactgcaggaagaaacagtttcacaattggcacatctccacagagtcttcattgaagtgcctaaacagttgcaaaaaatcaacacctcattcgaagcattagttgttcagcaaacacaagctaattacttgagaatgactaatgtaccacaattcaacttgaacacctcacaggcaggatctgttcatgctggtcagttttcaccacatgcttctgatcttcattcaccaggtccgaatgttaccggtcaagtagcagacattgctgtgcaggttcctgacgacatgcTACCGCTGCCAtcggtacaaaatcagcagctgacacctacaaaggaggcgacacaaacaaaacacaagcagttactactgaccagtttttggtcaaaaacaaaaaaagacacacatgaaacagaccaaccatcacttgtgcagtgtctaccaacttgctcacatgtgtcagtgggcacaagccctgtcggtgagtcactggccacaagccctgtccgtgaacagtcactacccacaagccctgtaagtgagtcactgcccaaaagccctgtcggtgaacagtcactgcccaaaagccctgtaggtgaacagtcactgcccaaaagccctgtaggtgagtcactgcccaaaagccctgtaggtgagtcactgcccaaaagccctgtaggtgaacagtcactgcccaaaagccctgtaggtgagtcactggccacaagccctgcccgtgaagtgccagaggccagtcaaa AGTTACCAGCCATCACACCTATACCCCCAATCTTTTTTGCCCAACAATATATTGTATAG